In Sphingobium sp. B2D3C, a genomic segment contains:
- a CDS encoding cation diffusion facilitator family transporter, with protein MAHDHHGGGHAHDHTAGASARMLVLALILTSIYLVAEVVGAFVFNSLALLSDAAHMLTDVAALGIALLAIRIGRRPADDKRTFGYRRFEILAAAFNAVLLFMIAIYVFTEAISRFNAPQETQSLGMMIVAVIGLVVNLVSMRLLSAGKDKSLNVKGAYLEVWADMIGSIGVIGGAIAIRLTGATWIDPAVAIAIGLWVLPRTWVLLRDTTNILLEGTPQGLDLGEVRRVIADVPGVAGVHDLHVWSMSNDDISCTCHVTLSGEGRADAVRMAVTNAIASRFAIHHVTVQTEAADLACAEEHRHG; from the coding sequence ATGGCGCATGATCATCACGGTGGTGGGCACGCCCATGATCATACCGCCGGAGCCAGCGCCCGGATGCTGGTCCTGGCTCTCATCCTCACCTCGATCTATCTCGTCGCGGAGGTGGTGGGCGCGTTCGTCTTCAACAGCCTCGCCCTGCTGTCCGACGCAGCGCACATGTTGACGGACGTCGCAGCTCTGGGGATCGCGCTGTTAGCCATCCGCATCGGCCGCAGGCCCGCCGATGACAAGCGGACGTTCGGCTATCGAAGGTTCGAAATTCTGGCGGCCGCCTTCAACGCGGTTCTGCTCTTCATGATCGCAATCTATGTCTTCACCGAAGCGATCTCGCGCTTCAACGCGCCGCAGGAGACGCAGTCCCTGGGCATGATGATCGTGGCGGTGATCGGGCTGGTGGTGAACCTCGTCTCGATGCGGCTGCTCTCGGCCGGCAAGGACAAGAGCCTCAACGTGAAAGGGGCTTATCTGGAGGTCTGGGCCGACATGATCGGCTCGATCGGCGTGATCGGGGGTGCCATTGCCATTCGCCTCACCGGGGCGACATGGATTGACCCGGCCGTGGCGATCGCGATCGGCCTGTGGGTCTTGCCGCGGACCTGGGTCCTCCTGCGCGATACAACCAACATCCTACTGGAAGGCACGCCCCAGGGGCTCGATCTGGGCGAGGTCCGCCGCGTTATCGCTGATGTGCCCGGGGTTGCCGGTGTCCATGATCTCCATGTCTGGTCGATGTCGAACGATGACATCAGCTGTACCTGTCATGTCACCCTGAGCGGAGAGGGGCGGGCAGATGCCGTCCGCATGGCGGTGACAAACGCCATAGCATCGCGCTTCGCCATTCACCATGTGACGGTGCAGACCGAAGCGGCCGATCTCGCCTGTGCGGAAGAGCATCGGCACGGATGA
- a CDS encoding LysR family transcriptional regulator translates to MATTRQLEIFLAVVEAGGFRRAADKLDISEASVSKQIKALERACGTALFDRAAGKSPELTSGGQRTLKLANETLQLKKQIQSPKLNAGIEEDLEFITRPYFFETFVKPKIKIINEAVYPSKLRLTILESTSEIVSRLSTNHSAFCIARLYVQQNDQVNFHYLKKSLASVYVPTNVYKMCVDGKINIDDLPYVTPSSNHGVNEICIKEIQSREFNHNIIQSQVFSDQIIAEAIERGAKTFLLDHHARSAVESGDIVKLSHDETTFWITFVCSKKSSDDIQKRVLSSIRKVFDQEMF, encoded by the coding sequence ATGGCGACGACGAGGCAACTCGAGATTTTTCTGGCGGTGGTGGAAGCAGGCGGATTCCGCCGGGCTGCGGATAAGCTCGACATCAGTGAAGCCTCTGTCAGCAAGCAGATAAAAGCTCTGGAACGCGCGTGCGGCACCGCCCTCTTCGACCGCGCGGCTGGAAAATCGCCGGAACTAACCAGCGGCGGTCAGCGCACGCTGAAACTCGCGAACGAAACCCTTCAGCTTAAAAAGCAAATACAATCGCCAAAATTGAACGCAGGTATCGAAGAGGATTTGGAGTTTATAACGAGGCCATATTTCTTCGAAACATTCGTGAAGCCTAAAATAAAAATTATAAATGAAGCCGTTTATCCGAGTAAATTGCGGTTGACGATCCTTGAATCAACATCGGAGATCGTGAGCCGTCTCTCCACAAATCACAGTGCATTCTGCATCGCGAGATTATATGTGCAGCAGAATGATCAAGTGAATTTTCATTATCTCAAAAAGTCTCTGGCCTCGGTCTATGTTCCTACGAACGTTTATAAAATGTGCGTAGATGGAAAAATAAACATCGACGATTTGCCTTATGTGACTCCGAGCTCCAATCATGGGGTCAACGAGATTTGCATCAAGGAAATTCAATCCCGTGAATTTAATCACAACATAATCCAATCTCAGGTTTTTTCAGATCAGATTATTGCGGAAGCCATTGAGAGGGGCGCCAAGACGTTCCTGCTCGATCATCACGCCCGCTCTGCCGTTGAGAGTGGTGACATCGTGAAATTATCTCATGACGAAACGACCTTCTGGATTACGTTCGTCTGCAGCAAGAAAAGCTCGGACGATATCCAAAAGAGAGTTTTGAGCTCGATCAGGAAAGTCTTTGATCAGGAGATGTTCTAA
- a CDS encoding amidohydrolase family protein, with protein MTLERRDILTGAAGLGLAAMAGSAGAQRRGGAKVPVIDVHTHNFTPRWVEMLRKHPDADTSLLPTKPDETISYRGAPIVRLAPDMTDLDMRIAAMDKAGVDIAIISLTAPNVFWSTREVAIQTAREVNDDFAAAEKKYPGRIKWMASLPWQYPDAAIEELSRVRGMGAAGLCLLTNMVGMLPDNEHFHPVWKAVEESGLPAFIHPTVPMVDIKKWGVESFGLANTIGFTSDTALVYARFILTGFMDKFEGLKLIACHGGGTLPYLIARMDKMWENTTSRRFVNKPPSAYFRKFWYDAIVYDQPTLEFLVKQVGEDRVLYGSDYPFSIQDMVGVKARVSALPPVQRDKILGTNAQQLFKI; from the coding sequence ATGACCCTGGAACGCAGAGATATTCTGACCGGCGCGGCGGGCCTCGGCCTTGCTGCTATGGCCGGCAGTGCCGGCGCGCAGCGACGCGGCGGCGCGAAAGTGCCTGTCATCGACGTTCACACCCACAATTTCACCCCGCGCTGGGTGGAAATGCTGCGCAAGCACCCGGATGCGGACACGAGCCTCCTCCCGACCAAGCCGGACGAAACGATCTCCTATCGTGGCGCGCCGATTGTGCGATTGGCGCCGGATATGACCGATCTCGACATGCGCATCGCCGCCATGGACAAGGCCGGGGTCGATATCGCGATCATCAGCCTCACGGCGCCGAACGTGTTCTGGAGCACGCGCGAGGTTGCGATCCAGACCGCGCGCGAGGTGAATGACGACTTCGCGGCGGCGGAGAAGAAATATCCCGGCCGCATCAAATGGATGGCATCGCTGCCCTGGCAATATCCCGATGCCGCCATCGAGGAACTCTCCCGCGTGCGCGGCATGGGAGCCGCTGGCCTCTGCCTGCTCACCAACATGGTCGGCATGTTGCCGGACAATGAGCATTTCCATCCGGTCTGGAAGGCGGTGGAGGAATCCGGCCTGCCGGCGTTCATCCACCCGACGGTGCCGATGGTCGACATCAAGAAGTGGGGCGTGGAATCTTTCGGCCTCGCCAACACCATCGGCTTCACCAGCGACACCGCGCTGGTGTATGCGCGCTTCATCCTCACAGGCTTCATGGACAAGTTCGAAGGGTTGAAGCTGATCGCCTGCCACGGCGGCGGCACGCTGCCCTACCTCATCGCGCGGATGGACAAGATGTGGGAGAACACCACCAGCCGCCGGTTCGTCAACAAGCCGCCGAGCGCCTATTTCCGCAAATTCTGGTATGACGCGATCGTCTACGACCAGCCCACGCTCGAATTTCTTGTGAAGCAAGTGGGCGAGGACCGGGTGCTCTATGGCTCGGACTATCCCTTCTCCATCCAGGACATGGTCGGTGTGAAGGCAAGGGTCAGCGCGCTGCCGCCCGTGCAGCGGGACAAGATCCTGGGCACCAACGCGCAGCAGCTTTTCAAGATCTGA